AGTAGGTTCCTGTATTGGGAGGCAGAGGTTGCTCAGTACTACTTGTTATGAGGAGTAAGTCAGTTGTTATGAGGGGTAAGTCAGTCTGTCTGAGTGATGTAGGATTAGCAAGCCAATTTAAGCTGTGGATCTAAAGCTGATAGTTTGATTATCTGTCTCTATGTCCTTGATTATCAGTTTATTCCAAACATAGAAGGGAAAAATAGGATCTTATTTATTGTACCTCTAAAGCTCCAACAATGAGTTCTAGTGATAAGTGGGCAGGATGCAGGTTCAGATCACGTGCAGTAAAGGGACATACTTGAGAGAATAACAGGTCAGAAGAGCCAGAGGaaatcataggattttttttttaagtacacacaACTTTACAAATGCTTGGTTCTAACTTCACATGTTATAGATAAAAAAGAAGATCATGGAAGGCACTGAGTGGCTTGTCCAAGCTCACATTGCTGGTTAACGGTGGAAACAAGATCAGGATCCATAACACATGGCTCTCAGATGTGCATTTTCTGAGCAGGTGGACCAAAGCAGACAACAGTAGAGAAACTTGAAAATCCAAGAATGCTGATGTCGCCAAGTAGAAGAACCAGCCTTAGGGATTTTCAGCATGGGCTGTAGGTTCAAAGCCAGAGTGCTTTGTGCTCAGAGGAAAGCTCTGGCTGCAAGACACCTGTGCATGCTCTGTTGCCCCTTCACATAGCCAAGGTTCAAACTACACAACCTGCTCAGTGTGCTCTGAACACTGCTTCATTTTCCTGTGCTTTTCCTCCTGGTGTTCTCACTGCCTGCAGTTGCTTCCTGCCACCCATATGTGGAAAATCCTATCTGTCCCTGGAGAGAGCCAACTCAAATGCCAATCCTCTACAAAATCTTCTCTGATTTCACCAATCAACCCTCACCACTGTGCCAGCCATAATCATCCTCCACTCTGAATTCCCAAGACACTTTATTTGTATATTACTTATGAAAACACTGTCTACTTTGTGTTACAGCTATGCTTTACCCATTGTGTTAGAATATAAGCTTCTTAAAGTCAGGGGGGTTcatatttcatcctttttttttttgcctttttctaatttctttcattttttattgcagtataattaatatacaattaTTCTCAGCTGTAAAATATAATGACTCAACGATTCCACACAtgtctcagtgctcatcatgataagtgcactctttatttcctttctctatttcactcatcctcaCACCCACCTCATCTTTCACAGTCACTCATTTATTCCCTATATTTGGGAGTCAGAGGTGGTTttcattgtctcttttttttcttgtttgctcattttaaaaaatttcctaagtctcatatatgagtgaaaacataggatatttgcctttcttagattgactttttaaaactagtATCATAACTTCTTGGTCCAATCTTTTCATTACAAATAGCAAAATGTCATTCTTATTTATGTctcagtaatattccagtgtgtgtgtgggaagggttgtgtttgtatgtgtatcacatcttttttatccattcatctattttttccattaatctattgatgaacacttgggctgcttccatttcCTGGCTACTGTGaattatgctgcaataaacataggagttgACACATCTTTTCTAACTCATGTGACTAAGgttttgcacagaaaaggaaaccaacaaaacaaaaaggcaacctactgaatgatataaaatacttgcaaatgatacgTCTGataaaggggttaatatctaaaatacataaagaacttatacaactcaataccaaaaaaaccctaaataatccaatttaaaaatgggcacaggACCTGAATAAATATTGTTCCTAAGAAGACATACagctggccaacagacacatgaaaagatggtcagcaTTCctaaacatcagggaaatgcaaattaaaaccatgatgagatatcattTTACATCAATCAGAATGATTGAAACTAAAGACAAGAAAGAATGAGTGTTGGTGAACACCTGAAGAAAAAGCAATGCTGATGCACGGTTAGTGAAAACTTTTTTTACAatcaagataatattttttaagataatatttttaataagaatatcATGAAAGACTCTTCCTTGATGTCCTAATTTGAACAATGTCACAATgataaactttccttttttttggtatattttttattggagttcgatttgccaacatatagtataacacccagtgctcatcctgtcaagtgccccccctcagtgcccatcacccagtcaccccatcccccggcccatctccccttccactaccccttgttcgtttcccagagttaggagtccctcatgttctgtcaccctctctgatatttcccactcatttgctcttctttcccctataatccctttcactatgttttatagtccctgtatgaatgaaaccatataatgtttgtccttctccaattgacttacttcactcagcataatgacccccagttctatccacattgaagcaattggtgggtattcatcatttcagtgtccatcgaaagatgaatagataaagaagatgaataTAGATACATCtctatatataagatatatatatatgtgtgtgtatatatatatatatatatatatatatatatatatatatacaatatacacaatggaaatgtaaatttgtgTACCAACTATGGAAAGGAGTACGCTTGTTccttaacaaattcaaaatagaataacTATATGACCCAGTATTTCCCCTCTtgtgtatttacccaaggaaaacaaaaacactttgtctagtttcttttaataataattgttttaaaggCAGCAAGAAGCTACAGACACAATTGAAAAGCAGactagtaaaaaaagaaaagcaaccaaaaaaaaaatccttcactcCACAACACAAGCAGAGCTCTATTAGTATTTTCCTACCAATTATCCATGGGAAGCCCCACATTCCATCAGCTCAAGAGTTCTCCCCATTGTTGTGCAGGGGAATCAGATTGCATTCAGGTATGATAATGTCCAACCAAATATGTACTGGTACTGCTGAGTTCAGGTCTACAATTTTGGCCCTAACTTAAGTATGGTTAGAGACTAGGCTATACTGGATCCCGTAGGCAAAGTAGAGAGCAAACCCAATCAGCATCCATACACCAAGTAGGGCCCAGGTGACAGCTGTCATCTGCATCATAAGACAAACATTCACAAAGATGctcaggagtgggaggagaggcagaccaGGTACCTTAAAGTGAAGGGGAGAGGAGCTCTGTGGCTGTCTCCAGATGACCCCAGTGATCCCAGTGATGAGCACCAGGAACAGCACAACCACTGTGATCCACACTGGGTCTCCAGAAAGCAGACCTGGCCACTGGGTCTGCACCAGGACCAGGCAGAGCAGAGTCAGCAGTAGAGCAAGCAGTGAGGAGCAAACAGAGACAACCTGGCCAGagagtggagtgggggtggggctgcctGGAAAAAATATTCGATGTAGAGTGGGTTTCTCTGTTGCAGATCCATTCTCCTCCTGCACCTGTGCTTCATTTCCTCCACTCTCCATCTCAGGCTGATATCTGAGGATGAGAACATAAAAAGCCACCAGGGAGTAATCTAGCAGGGCTCCAAGTGACATGAGGTCCACAAGTTCAGTGAGTCCAAAGAAGAATGTCATGATTGCTACAGTAATGCCAAAGATCATGGTACCCATGATGGGGGCACATGTGCCAGTTTTGATTCTGGCAAGGACAGGAAAGAGGAGGCCATCCTGTGCCATCACATATATAGCCTGACTTATGGGGAACATATAGCCCAAGAAGCTCGCAGAAAGACTACAGAGGAATCCAAAAGCTACAGCATAGTAAGCAGGGGCCCATCCTATATGAACAAATACCTCAGGCAAGGTGCTTCCAGGTCAGAGCTGGTAGTAAGGCACCATAAGAGTCAGTGCCACAGAGACACCAAAATACACCAAAAAACAGATTAGCAATGAAATCACAATACCCATGGAGATGGAACGCTTGGGATTCTGGGTTCTTTTTACTGTGTCAACAATATATCCAAAACCTATAAATACATAGAAGCAGGTAGCTGATCCACGGAGAATCCCCTGGAAGCCAAAAGGCATGAATCCTCCGGAGCCCAGAGAACCCAGGCTAGATGTCTTATTGAGTCCAGCCTTTATGTAGTCCTCTTCTGTGAGCTTCCAGTTGTGCAGGTCCCCCTTCATGAAGCCAGAGATGATGAAAAAACTGACAACCAAAAGGTTCACCACTGTGACCACTTTAGAAACCAAAAACAGCTGCCTAATGTTCAGAGTCAGCAATTCTATTAGCAACAACACCAGGCCCATGGCAAAGAAGCCTTGAATTTTTGCAAAAACACGGTAAACATGCAATGAAATGCTCTCAGTCAGGGCCTGAGAGATTTGGTTCCCAAACAGATTGTCCAAAGCTAAGGTCCAGGCCTGGATCACGAGGGCTGTATAGGCAACAAAGGAGAGGATGAGGTTCCAGCCAGTGACAAAAGCCCCAAGTTCACCTACAGTGACATAAGTGTGGAGATATGAAAAGCCAGAGTGTGGAACCCGGGCACTAATCTCTGCATAGCATAGTCCAGCCAACACTGAAGCTAGGCCGGCCACCAAAAAGCAGATCACAGTAGATGGTCCTGCTATATCTCTAGCTACCTCACCAGCCAGGAAATATACACTTATATCCAGTATGTAGTCCAAACCCAGGACCATTAATTCCACAGTGTTCAGGCTTCTGGATTGCTTATTTGTAGCCTCTGGCTTCTCCAGTTTAGGTTTCTGTACCAGCTTTTGACCCAATCTGCGAAGTGTCTCACACAGCAACCTAGCTGGAACTGAAGAGGATTGTAGGATCAGAGTTGTAGCAAGTGCAGGGTTCGGAGAGACTCAGATCGGGTTCAGTGAAGCTGAGTTAAGCTCAGTTGGGTTGAGGATGGTGAGTTCTGTTGTTCAGGCTTCAAAGCTGCtgcttcatatttttcttgtgcTGCCTCTCCATGATGCCTAAGACATGGTAGCaaatcaatatttactgagcccATTATTCGGCTCACCAATCAAACTCAGAAGTGCCATGTCACCTGTTGCAACCCAAATAGCATATAAGCGGACACCAAAGACTTCATTGAAATATCAACACTGCTTTTCCCCCAGAAAAAAGGTCCAAATACTTTCCAACATTTACCATTTTTACATACCACACGTGTATCATCCCATTGCATTCTTCTAATTCCTGTAGCTTCATGTACTAATTAAACTTTAAGACTTAACATGAAATGAATGTATAGTGCAGGAGTTCACATATAGGAATATGCATGGTGCTTGAGTGTGAGTTATGACACATTAATTAATCAGCTAGATGCTCTTTGCAattatgaattcatttaaaaatatcatctagCTTTAACATACAAATATTGATCCTTCAATCTTAAAACTCTtagccttgggatgcctgggtggctcagagtttgagtgtctgcctttgactcagggcgtgatcctggggtccaggattgagtcccactttgggcttctgcagagagcctgcttctctctctgcctgtgtctctgcctcactctgtctctcatgaacaaataaataaaatcttaaaaaaaacaaaccgaAAAACCCTTAGCCTCTATATCAGCTATCCAAGGTCAAATGGCACTTCCCCCCCTTTCTCCTCATTCAGCCTCATGCATTCAGCTCTACTGATGGCCAAGAGTGTACAGTCCACCCCTTCCTTTTATCCACCTAGGCTCTGCTGTgaacagaaaggagaagggaTAAAGGGGCAGGGCCTTCATAACCACCTGCAAGAAGGAGAGGACCAGGCTGCCTGGGAGGTAAATACTGCAGAAATGGGAGCATCAGCCACCCCAGGATCCAGGactgagaagggaaaaaagccaGGAAGACAGTTTTGTGAATTCTGGCATTCAATACATCTCACCCTAAGCAACCAGGCAAAGTTTGTTATAGTTTTTATGTACACAGTTATAAGAGTGTGATGtgtagagagaaaataaatgagtcacCTCATTCAGTAGCTCACAACCTAAAcaattcttccttctgtctcctctctctctgggttcCAGGAGAAAAGGTGAGCTCACTTCCGCAAACAGTCTCCTCACTGGCCACACTGTGCTCTCTACACACCCTGTGCCATCTGTGATGTCAGCTGCCAGGggcctggagaccctgcatgtttttcttcctactccctcccccacctgctgCTATTCAAATTGTCCCCTCCATTTGAGAAAGGCTTTGGATGAATAATTCACTGCAAAGCCccagaaatggagaacagagaaCCCCAACTCTCCTCTGTGCTTAGGCTTTGGTTTTGAGAGAATCACAAGAATGTTGTCTGAGGttttaaaagactgaaagatCAAGTTGAAATTGAGAGATCTTCTCCATAGATAATTAAAAGggactctttttattttttatttttttaataataaatttattttttactggtgttcaattgccaacatacagaataacacccagcgctcatcccgtcaagtgccgcccccctcagtgcccgtcacccattcacccccaccccccgccctcctccccttccaccacacctagttcatttcccagagttaggagtctttatgttctgtctccctttctgatatttcccacacatttcttctcccttcccttatattccctttcactattatttatattcccctaatgaatgagaccatataatgtttgtccttctctgatcgacttattttttttaaaaaataaatttattttttattggtgttcaatttgtcaacatgcagaataacacccagtgctcatcccgtcaagtgcccacctcagtgcctgccacccagtcacccccaccccccgcccacctccccttccaccacccctagttcgtttcccagagttaggagtctttcatgttctgtctccttaaAAGGAACTCTTGGTTTATGGGTCAGCCCCATAAGATGTCTACAAATCCATCTAGACTCCTTATTTGCCACTCACAAGTTCCAATGCTATGATTTACCAACAAACACCCAAGATATATAAGAAGGCACAGTTCTTAGCTCATGGAAACCTTCTACACTATATATATGACTgaggtgctccccccccccccccaggcttcAGACCCTTCTGTGgttcccactgcccttccctcatagtcctttcttccttcatcatCTGACCTGTGCTCATTCCTCCAGCCTCATCCCCTGCTCAGTTCCTGCTCCAGCTGCTAAATTCTATACTCATTCTGTTCCCTTGCCTCTAATGCCTTCCTAGCCCCTTCACTTAGCTAATCTCCACTTCTCTTTCAGTTACCAGCTCAAGAGTGCTTCCTCAGGAAGCCTCCCCAGACCATTATGCTGCCCTTCCTATGTGCTCTCAGAGCACCTGGGCTTCCCCCATGTGCCATTTATCCTAATGTATCCAAATCCCAGTCATCTTGCCTGTCTCCTCCTTCAGACTGTAAGTTAAGTGCTCAGTAAGTAGTTGTTAACCAAATGACCACACTGTGAAGAGTAACCTGAGAGAGCACATAATCCTATCTACCTGATTTTGAGATACATACTTTTAGCCAGACAAGCTTTATA
This genomic interval from Vulpes lagopus strain Blue_001 chromosome 21, ASM1834538v1, whole genome shotgun sequence contains the following:
- the LOC121480139 gene encoding LOW QUALITY PROTEIN: cationic amino acid transporter 3-like (The sequence of the model RefSeq protein was modified relative to this genomic sequence to represent the inferred CDS: substituted 1 base at 1 genomic stop codon); its protein translation is MAAIEKQRIMNVGEDVEKLGQLRIDVPARLLCETLRRLGQKLVQKPKLEKPEATNKQSRSLNTVELMVLGLDYILDISVYFLAGEVARDIAGPSTVICFLVAGLASVLAGLCYAEISARVPHSGFSYLHTYVTVGELGAFVTGWNLILSFVAYTALVIQAWTLALDNLFGNQISQALTESISLHVYRVFAKIQGFFAMGLVLLLIELLTLNIRQLFLVSKVVTVVNLLVVSFFIISGFMKGDLHNWKLTEEDYIKAGLNKTSSLGSLGSGGFMPFGFQGILRGSATCFYVFIGFGYIVDTVKRTQNPKRSISMGIVISLLICFLVYFGVSVALTLMVPYYQLXPGSTLPEVFVHIGWAPAYYAVAFGFLCSLSASFLGYMFPISQAIYVMAQDGLLFPVLARIKTGTCAPIMGTMIFGITVAIMTFFFGLTELVDLMSLGALLDYSLVAFYVLILRYQPEMESGGNEAQVQEENGSATEKPTLHRIFFPGSPTPTPLSGQVVSVCSSLLALLLTLLCLVLVQTQWPGLLSGDPVWITVVVLFLVLITGITGVIWRQPQSSSPLHFKVPGLPLLPLLSIFVNVCLMMQMTAVTWALLGVWMLIGFALYFAYGIQYSLVSNHT